CCGTCCGTAACGTGGACCCCGCCCAGGACCCGCTCTCGTTCGTGGTCCAGACCTTCACCACCCGCGATTCGGTGGGGCACCACATGACCGCGGGGCAGGCGGCGGCCGTGCACCGCGACGCGCTGTCGATCCACGGCGAGGTGGACCACGCGGCGGAAACGTCGCGCCACCAGCTGCCGAAGCCGCTTCCCGCGCCCGATCCCGCCTTTCTGGTGCTGTACGGGCTGACGCAGCAGTTCGCCGCGCCGAACGCGAAGACGGCGTTCCCGGTGGAGACGTACGACCACGTGGTGGCGGGGCCCGGCGGGCCGGAGCAGTTCCTCACCAGCGACCAGTGCACCGGCTGCCACAGCGCCAGCACCTTCAACATGGCGCTGGTGACGGCGACCGGGCGCGACACCTTCAACCTGTCGCCGTACGGCGAGTGGCGCGCGTCGCTGATGGGCCTGGCCGGGCGCGACCCCGTGTTCCACGCGCAGCGCGAGAGCGAGGTCACGCGCTTCCCCACGCAGCGCACCTTCATCGACACCACCTGCTACCGCTGCCACGGCGTGATGGGCCAGCGCCAGGCCACCATCGACGGGACGATGTTCCGCCACGACATGGTGTACGCCACGCCGGGGCAGCCGGGCGCCAAGTACGGCGCGCTGGCGCGCGACGGGATCAGCTGCATGGCCTGCCACCAGATCAGCGCCGAGTCGCTGGGCGACACGGCCAGCTTCACCGGCCGCTTCAAGGTGGATCCTCCCGGGCACGTGAACGGGCCGTACGAGGTGGTGGCCGAGTACCCGATGAAGACGGCGCTCGGCATCACCCCGCGCTCGCAGCCGCAGATCCGCCGCGGCGCGCTCTGCGGCGCCTGCCACAGCGTGGTCCTCCCGGTGCTGGACAGCGCGGGGAAGCAGGTGGGCGGCGGATACGAGCAGGCCACCTACATCGAGTGGCTGAACTCCGTCTACCAGAACGAGATCGCGCCCTTCCGCGCCGACAGCGCGAAGACCTGCCAGGGGTGCCACATGCCGCAGGACTTCCGCGGCAACCGGCTGCGCTTCCGCGCGGCGATCATCGAGGACCCCACCTACCCCATGGCCGACCACCGTGCCCGCGACAGCGCCATCACCGTGGCGGTGCGCGACACGTTCAGCCGGCACATGCTGATGGGGATCAACCTCTTCACGCTGGCCATGTTCCAGCAGTTCCCCGACACGCTGGGGATCCGCAGCACCGACTACATGTACTCGCAGGGCGTGCAGCCGCTGGTGAACGCCGGGCTGAGCGCCCAGACGCTGGCGCGCGAGCAGTCGGCGACCGTGCGGGTGGAAAGCGTGCGGCGGGTGCGCGACTCGCTGGAGGTGGCGGTGCGGGTGGAGAACCTGACCGGGCACCGGCTGCCCAGCGGCGTGGGCTTCCGCCGCGCCTTCGTGGAGATGGTGGTGACGGGCGGCCGCGACACCCTGTGGGCCAGCGGACGGACGAACCACCTGGGGGTGATCCTGCGCGGGACGACGGACCAGCCGCTGCCCACCGAGTTCGTCACGCGCCAGGGCGGCAGCGGCACCTACCAGCCGCACCACGAGGCGGTGACCCGCGACGACCAGGTGCAGATCTACGAGGAGCGGGTGCTGGACCCCCAGGGGTGGCTGACCACCAGCTTCCTGGCGCTGGACAGCGTGGTGAAGGAGAACCGCCTGCCGCCGCGCGGCTGGCGGCGCGGCGGCCCGTACTGGACCGAGACGCAGCCGCACGGCTCAGCCGCCCGCGACGCCGACTACTGGAACGGACAGGGCGCGGACCGGCTGGTGTACCGCATCCCGCTCTCACGCGTGCGCGGCGCTACCAGCGTGCGGGCGACGCTGTACTACCAGTCGCTGCCGCCTTATTACCTGGCCCAGCGCTTCGGCATCCGCTGCGGCTCCCCCTTCCCCACCGACTGCGCCGAGACGCGGCGCCTGGCCTTCCTCGCCAGCCGCCTGCGGACGCAGGGGACGCCGATCGAGAGCTGGAAGCTGCTGCTGGCGACGGACGGGCGGGGGATCTGATCTTGCCCCCGTGAAGAATTCCGCACGATGAAAAAATTCGGCAGCCGTGGATCGTCCACGGCTGCCGAATCGCTTCTATCCAACTCCGTCACGGGCAGGCCGCCCACGCTGCCGGATTCATCGATCCCCGAATCCGGCATCAACTACGGCGTTTCGTCATCCGTCGCGAGGATCTGCTCGATCTGCTGCTTGAGCGACGGCACTTGCTGCGTTGCCACGTTCCACACGATCTCGTAATCGACACCGAAGTAGGCGTGGATCAACCGGTCCCGCATGCCCGCATCAAGCGCCACTTGATCTGCGGATGGCGCGCGCGAAAGTCCTCCGGCACCTGCCGCGCCGCCTCACCGATGATTTCGATGCTCCGTACGATCGCTCGGCGGAGAACCGGGTCCGCCAGCACATCATCTTGCGAGCGGGTGCGGGTCTGGTCGAGAAGGAAGTCTATCTCCACCAGCATGTGACGAAGATACTCACGCGGCGAGAAGGACATCCTGCGCCTCGCGCAAAATGTGAGGCCCGATGAAGGGGCTGAGCGCCTCGGTGGTTACGAGCTCCACCCTGCGCTCCAGCAGTTCCTCGAGCATGAACGAGAGCTCCATGAAGTTCTCGAACGTCTTCTGCCCGGGATCGAACTGCACAAGAAGGTCGACGTCGCTGTCGGGCCCAGCCTCGCCGCGAGCGACGGAGCCGAACAGCGCGATCCGCCGTGCGCCGAGCGCGAAGATCCGCTCGGCCGCTTCACGCAATCGCGCAGCGACCTGCTCCTTGGTAATCCGCGTGGTGTCCATTCGATCAAGATAGCTCTGAGCCCGCGCACCTGACAGTCCGCCCCACGCACGATCCGGTGCACTCAGGCGGGAAGCGAAAACTCGCGGCGCTGGACGCGCGAGACGATGTCGGCGGTGAGCTCGCTCCTGAGGGTGCTGCAGTACTGGCGGATGCGGTCGTAATCCGGGCCCGAGATCGGCTTCACCAGGTCGGAGTGATCGTCGAGGAATTCAACGAGGCGATCCTGCAGGTCGCCGTACGCCTTGAACGACTCGGCCGACAGGAACATGCCCCCGCCGCTGAAATACCAGTCGCGAAGCGACTCGCTGAGCGAGCGCAGATCCTGGCCGGTCACGTTATCGGCGCGCGGCCACCTGGGAAGCAGCTGGGTCAGCGACCAGAGCTCGGTGTATTCGGGAATCCGGCGCTGGCGGAGGTCGGTGTCGAAGGCCGATGCCTGCGCGAGCGAGATCTTCTGCGCTTCGGCGCTCTGCGCGAGCACGGACCTGTGGAGCTCGGCAGAGCGCGCGATTCCGCGGTCGAAGACCGCCTTCGCCAGGTAGCCGCCCAGAACCAGCAGGAGCGCGACGACGGCGGATCCGCCCGCGATGCCGACCAGGGCCTCCCAGGGTGCGGACATGCTGACCTCCGGAGTTCGAGTTGGTCACACACACCAACCGCTTCTGCCGAACCGCCGCATCTTCCGTCGCCCCCGTTCTCCACGCCGACGAGTGGCGC
The window above is part of the Longimicrobium sp. genome. Proteins encoded here:
- a CDS encoding nucleotidyltransferase family protein; translated protein: MDTTRITKEQVAARLREAAERIFALGARRIALFGSVARGEAGPDSDVDLLVQFDPGQKTFENFMELSFMLEELLERRVELVTTEALSPFIGPHILREAQDVLLAA